One Acetobacter ghanensis DNA window includes the following coding sequences:
- the hemA gene encoding 5-aminolevulinate synthase, translating into MPRPFLTRSEEKPSVGAIKNARHPFYNHCEETLERIKQQGRYRTFTPLARQAERFPLYEEYVANLPEGRDVIVWSTNDYLGMGVVPEVQEAAIAAIREHGAGAGGTRNIAGTSPLHNQLEAELAALHGKEAGLLFISGYVSNQASLQTILMSMPGWICFSDRLNHASMIAGIKSARGSQTVIFEHNDLQDLEAKLAAAPADAPKLIAFESVYSMDGDMADIGAICALARKYNALTYLDEVHAVGLYGQEGGGVSQRDGVADQVDIIEGTLAKGFGVHGGYITASAEIVDFLRSTASGFIFTTALPPSVVGAALTSVRKVRAENWRRESLFERVHTMRQRLRAAGVPFTMTPSHIVPIPIGDAERCKRISRRLLVEFGHYATPINYPTVPEGTERLRLTPGPFHTDEMMDDMVRALATLLREEGAMPEAALPKVEKVA; encoded by the coding sequence ATGCCCCGACCGTTTCTGACGAGAAGCGAGGAGAAACCAAGCGTGGGAGCGATCAAGAACGCCCGGCACCCTTTTTACAACCACTGCGAGGAAACGCTGGAGCGTATCAAGCAGCAGGGGCGCTACAGAACCTTTACGCCGCTGGCGCGTCAGGCAGAACGCTTTCCCCTGTATGAGGAATACGTCGCCAACCTGCCCGAAGGGCGTGACGTTATTGTCTGGTCCACCAACGACTATCTGGGTATGGGCGTTGTGCCCGAAGTGCAGGAAGCGGCCATTGCCGCCATTCGTGAGCATGGTGCAGGGGCAGGCGGAACCCGCAATATTGCAGGCACCAGCCCGCTGCATAACCAGCTGGAAGCGGAGCTTGCCGCCCTGCATGGCAAGGAAGCGGGTCTGCTCTTTATTTCCGGTTATGTGTCTAACCAGGCCAGTTTGCAGACAATTCTTATGTCCATGCCCGGCTGGATCTGCTTTTCCGACCGCCTGAACCACGCTTCCATGATTGCGGGCATCAAGAGCGCGCGGGGGTCGCAGACCGTTATTTTTGAACATAACGACCTACAGGATCTGGAAGCCAAGCTGGCAGCGGCTCCGGCCGATGCGCCTAAATTGATTGCGTTTGAGAGCGTGTACTCCATGGATGGAGACATGGCGGATATTGGCGCGATCTGTGCTCTGGCCAGAAAATACAACGCTCTGACCTATCTGGACGAAGTCCATGCTGTTGGGCTGTACGGTCAGGAAGGGGGCGGTGTGTCGCAACGTGATGGCGTTGCGGATCAGGTGGATATTATTGAGGGCACGCTGGCCAAAGGGTTTGGCGTGCATGGTGGGTATATTACCGCATCGGCCGAGATTGTGGATTTTCTGCGCTCAACGGCATCTGGGTTCATATTCACCACGGCTCTGCCTCCCTCTGTGGTGGGAGCTGCTTTGACAAGCGTACGCAAGGTGCGGGCGGAAAACTGGCGGCGCGAGTCCCTGTTTGAGCGTGTGCATACCATGCGGCAGCGTTTGCGGGCGGCTGGTGTGCCGTTTACCATGACACCAAGCCATATTGTGCCTATTCCCATTGGCGATGCTGAGCGCTGCAAACGGATAAGCCGTCGCCTTCTGGTGGAATTTGGGCATTATGCAACGCCCATTAATTACCCCACCGTGCCTGAAGGGACTGAACGCCTGCGGCTGACGCCGGGACCATTCCATACAGATGAGATGATGGATGATATGGTACGCGCTCTTGCCACCTTGTTGCGTGAGGAAGGTGCGATGCCTGAAGCCGCCCTGCCAAAGGTGGAAAAGGTAGCCTGA
- a CDS encoding methyl-accepting chemotaxis protein — protein MTLPQKFDQLSMGSLAQEGFRLCPSESGSAVMDIFKNHPDTHHICIINGRNIPVGVVERQRFLSLMSSPFSYALYHKRPVTLLMDDNPLTVEARTPILDFTKEILNNKISDINKSFIITHNQSYVGTATPFDLMRMSYIHSNHISDTLQNRTQTLHETLHKIQTATHSINAESRNLKDESENLSERNKIQNQHLVESDQRIKSTIQKTEDQNIKMEQSRNYIEHASVNIKDSCIKINDTIDKFKKISEASEDIGKILNIMKSISAQINILGINATIEAAKAGSYGAGFGVVAQEIRNLSHKTSEALQRTKTLIAYSQDAISTCSDSMNDNSQTLAGIIHHVEKIAQSFKEFEETALAQKEEIHQLHQIMQKLNVSTAKNNETVHNTNTICDNLFINVSELAQITTNMNSLPAHYNLQ, from the coding sequence ATGACCCTGCCGCAAAAATTTGACCAGCTCAGCATGGGTTCCCTCGCGCAGGAAGGATTCAGACTCTGTCCGTCAGAATCCGGAAGCGCAGTCATGGATATTTTTAAAAATCATCCTGACACCCATCATATTTGCATTATAAACGGGAGAAACATTCCTGTTGGCGTGGTTGAGAGGCAACGCTTCCTCTCCCTTATGTCCAGCCCGTTTTCCTACGCTTTGTACCATAAACGGCCCGTCACCCTGCTTATGGATGACAACCCGCTAACGGTTGAAGCCAGAACACCCATTCTTGATTTTACAAAAGAAATTCTTAACAACAAAATATCTGATATTAACAAGTCTTTTATCATTACGCATAATCAGTCATACGTTGGAACAGCCACCCCATTTGATCTTATGCGGATGTCCTACATCCACAGTAACCATATTTCTGACACGCTACAAAACCGCACCCAAACTCTCCATGAAACACTTCATAAAATTCAGACCGCCACACATTCCATCAATGCCGAATCTCGCAATCTGAAAGATGAATCCGAGAACCTTTCGGAACGGAACAAGATACAGAACCAGCACCTTGTTGAATCTGACCAGAGAATAAAATCCACTATTCAAAAAACTGAAGACCAGAATATCAAAATGGAGCAATCCAGAAATTATATAGAACACGCCTCTGTTAACATTAAAGACTCCTGCATAAAAATTAACGACACCATTGATAAATTCAAAAAAATATCAGAAGCATCAGAAGATATTGGAAAAATTCTTAATATTATGAAAAGCATTTCTGCCCAGATCAATATTCTGGGCATTAATGCCACCATAGAAGCCGCCAAAGCGGGAAGCTATGGTGCAGGGTTTGGCGTTGTTGCGCAGGAAATCCGTAACCTCTCACACAAAACTTCAGAAGCCCTGCAACGCACAAAAACACTTATTGCATATTCACAAGATGCCATAAGCACCTGCTCAGACTCCATGAATGATAATTCCCAGACATTGGCAGGCATTATCCACCATGTTGAAAAAATAGCTCAATCTTTTAAAGAGTTTGAAGAAACGGCGCTTGCACAGAAGGAGGAAATTCACCAACTCCATCAGATTATGCAGAAACTGAATGTTTCAACCGCCAAAAATAATGAGACGGTTCACAACACGAATACCATTTGTGACAATCTTTTTATCAACGTATCTGAACTCGCGCAGATTACAACCAACATGAACAGCCTGCCTGCGCACTATAACCTGCAATAA
- a CDS encoding gamma-glutamyltransferase: MAARFKKHRSVLSRTGLSGRSRAAALALALTGTLAACGEPAQQVSQPVVSGFVGEVAADEPRAALVARDVLAKGGNAADAAAALGLALSVSLPSRASLGGGGACLAWRPGEAAGQAFVFLPHGPSQTDAGADRPASVPLLARGLFLMQMRYGSVDFADLVVPARNMASHGVPVSGLLAADLAAVQSSLLADDKARAVFGNENGQALAADDILVQSRLAGALERMRIAGVGDLYTGALAQTFVEGAQVAGGGLATADLRSNVPVAEPPLTVHANGMDISFLPPPADGGLGMAASYLAGGRGGERVVAAWRARQTGKGSSVSVADAQALLNSGSLSAGGGLPALPASTSFVVTDRQGETVACALSMNNLFGTGRIAGSTGIVLGASPAQRPQPLLAAGIAHQGAQQFRAAAAASGQNVAADTAAIALQAAVAGVRPQVTNGNGRANFVSCPGGLPSNAGRCFGWTDPRGAGLAVGNAPVSH, from the coding sequence GTGGCTGCCCGATTCAAGAAACACCGTTCTGTTCTGTCCCGCACCGGCTTGTCCGGTCGTTCCCGCGCGGCAGCGCTAGCACTTGCCCTTACCGGCACACTGGCCGCTTGTGGTGAGCCTGCACAGCAGGTCAGTCAGCCTGTTGTCAGTGGGTTTGTGGGGGAAGTGGCAGCGGATGAGCCGCGTGCGGCTCTGGTTGCGCGCGATGTGCTGGCCAAAGGCGGCAACGCGGCTGATGCGGCTGCGGCGCTTGGGCTGGCGCTGTCCGTCTCCTTACCGTCCCGCGCCTCCTTGGGTGGTGGTGGGGCCTGCCTTGCTTGGCGGCCGGGTGAGGCCGCAGGGCAGGCTTTTGTGTTCCTGCCTCATGGCCCTAGCCAGACCGATGCCGGAGCGGACAGACCTGCATCCGTGCCCCTGCTGGCGCGTGGCCTTTTTCTGATGCAGATGCGCTATGGCAGCGTCGATTTTGCGGATCTTGTTGTGCCAGCCCGCAATATGGCCTCTCACGGGGTGCCGGTGAGTGGCCTGCTGGCCGCCGACCTTGCCGCGGTTCAGTCTTCGCTTTTAGCGGATGACAAGGCGCGGGCCGTGTTTGGTAATGAAAATGGGCAGGCTTTGGCGGCTGACGATATTCTGGTGCAGTCCCGTTTGGCGGGTGCGTTGGAGCGTATGCGTATTGCCGGGGTGGGTGACCTGTACACGGGTGCGCTGGCCCAGACGTTTGTCGAAGGGGCGCAGGTTGCAGGCGGCGGTCTGGCAACAGCGGATCTGCGGAGTAACGTGCCTGTGGCGGAACCGCCGCTTACGGTCCATGCCAATGGGATGGATATTAGTTTTCTGCCGCCCCCGGCTGATGGTGGGCTGGGTATGGCTGCGTCCTATCTTGCCGGTGGCCGTGGTGGCGAACGTGTTGTGGCAGCATGGCGTGCGCGCCAGACAGGCAAGGGCAGCAGCGTAAGCGTGGCCGATGCGCAGGCGCTGCTTAACTCTGGTAGCCTGTCGGCTGGTGGGGGCCTGCCTGCGCTGCCTGCTTCCACATCGTTTGTGGTGACGGACCGGCAGGGTGAAACCGTGGCCTGCGCATTGAGCATGAACAATCTGTTCGGCACCGGCCGCATTGCGGGCTCTACGGGCATTGTGCTTGGGGCATCCCCAGCTCAACGGCCGCAGCCCCTGCTGGCGGCGGGTATTGCGCATCAGGGCGCGCAGCAGTTCCGTGCTGCTGCGGCGGCATCGGGGCAGAATGTTGCAGCCGATACGGCAGCCATTGCCCTTCAGGCGGCGGTTGCGGGTGTGCGGCCTCAGGTCACCAATGGGAATGGTCGGGCCAATTTTGTATCCTGCCCCGGCGGACTACCCTCTAACGCAGGCCGGTGCTTTGGCTGGACAGACCCGCGGGGCGCTGGTCTGGCTGTGGGGAACGCGCCAGTTTCTCATTAA
- a CDS encoding DsbA family protein: MQKLISSFSRLTASGALATLLALGGQSAAQAATEGSFTPAQRAEIVSIVRNALKTDPTILTDAVAAMQNKASEQKASSALEVVRRNKAQFGNSTTDIVLGNPHGTLSVVEFYDPRCPYCRKVLPDLDALVAAEPDLKLVEKVIPVLGPNSVLDSQAIVAAGLQNAYKPFQQALMADTSAPGVERIRHAAGLAGLDADRLVKDMKSTAVATALAQNVALARSIDLDGTPTFIIGEQQIIPGAVSLEDLKAAVEKLKQTH; this comes from the coding sequence ATGCAGAAACTGATCTCTTCATTCTCCCGTCTGACAGCCTCAGGCGCTCTGGCAACACTGCTTGCGCTTGGCGGCCAGTCCGCAGCGCAGGCCGCAACCGAGGGCAGCTTTACCCCCGCACAACGGGCCGAAATTGTCTCGATCGTACGGAACGCGCTCAAAACCGACCCTACCATCCTGACCGATGCGGTCGCGGCGATGCAGAACAAGGCATCGGAGCAGAAGGCCTCCTCCGCACTGGAGGTTGTGCGCCGCAACAAGGCACAGTTTGGCAACAGCACGACCGACATTGTTCTGGGCAACCCGCACGGCACGTTGAGCGTGGTCGAATTTTATGACCCGCGCTGCCCTTACTGCCGCAAGGTTCTGCCTGACCTGGACGCACTGGTCGCTGCGGAACCTGACCTGAAGCTGGTGGAAAAAGTTATTCCCGTACTGGGGCCAAACAGCGTGCTGGATTCTCAGGCCATTGTGGCGGCTGGCCTACAGAACGCCTACAAGCCCTTCCAGCAAGCACTTATGGCGGACACCAGCGCACCGGGTGTGGAGCGCATTCGCCATGCCGCAGGACTGGCCGGGCTGGATGCAGACCGGCTGGTAAAAGACATGAAGAGTACCGCCGTTGCCACGGCTCTGGCCCAGAATGTTGCTCTGGCCCGCTCGATTGATCTGGACGGCACACCGACTTTTATTATTGGCGAGCAGCAGATTATTCCCGGTGCGGTCTCTCTGGAGGACCTGAAGGCCGCAGTCGAAAAGCTGAAGCAGACCCACTAA